A single Musa acuminata AAA Group cultivar baxijiao chromosome BXJ2-1, Cavendish_Baxijiao_AAA, whole genome shotgun sequence DNA region contains:
- the LOC135598430 gene encoding U-box domain-containing protein 4-like isoform X2, with protein MLALLQIGTVTSVISCLDSGHGTMEILLLKALLDSITKFGHVSSSSNVKPALVQKYCQIIDQILEHFKSVCDEIAASEISLDEQLVKGLGELDALANEARELVMSWYPMMSKIYFVLQIETIVMKICTSAFRICQLVTSLLQSPIDSATAKCIEEIEYMNKEQISVIIEKAIRDQTEKDMPRSEHLDMISNSLSLSSNQELLAEVVALEKLKVEVGCSENQAEMENIDHMIALITYMHDCLVKVKQLHSINGVPIPADFCCPLSLELMSDPVIVASGQTYERAFIWKWLDQGFNVCPRTRQTLGHTNLIPNYTVKALIANWCESNNIKLPDPMKSTSLNLHSSFLKPTDANINDFVTHSAHATRNHSRSSESHARLVTSQSDLHASNGVHQATYLNEKPVSSPHHSSSGSLPVQIANGSEANVPRLSLESAEGNNESSMDQRLVSSSNQTVNQPKQDSEPFSAAEQFPGHNWTDSASLAVSSINHLQGPEDANLVSRVSSDLTHCSSDAMGEIAQDSASSTSQRESEFPSALEDARFRSQSLWRRPSAPRIISSQFMDSRPDISGVEAQVRKLIEDLKSESLDLQITATAELRLLAKHNMENRIVIANCGVISLLVDLLHSTESKIQENAVTALLNLSINDNNKIAIANAGAVDPLIYVLETGNSEAKENSAATLFSLSVIEENKVRIGRSRAIKPLVELLANGTPRGKKDAATALFNLSIFHENKLRIVQAGAVRHLVELMDPAAGMVDKAVAVLANLATIPEGRNAIGQAGGIPVLVEVVELGSARGKENAAAALLQLCTNSGRFCSLVLQEGAVPPLVALSQSGTPRAKEKAQALLSYFRNQRHGGAGRR; from the exons ATGCTTGCCCTTCTTCAGATTGGCACAGTTACTTCTGTGATATCATGCTTGGATTCAGGACATG GTACAATGGAAATATTACTGCTGAAGGCACTGCTTGATAGCATCACAAAGTTTGGTCATGTATCTTCTAGCAGCAATGTAAAGCCTGCGCTGGTTCAAAAATACTGTCAAATAATTGATCAGATCCTCGAGCATTTCAAATCTGTGTGTGATGAAATTGCTGCTTCTGAGATATCATTGGATGAACAGTTGGTCAAGGGGCTGGGAGAACTAGATGCTTTAGCCAATGAAGCTAGGGAACTTGTTATGAGCTGGTATCCAATGATGAGTAAAATCTATTTT GTTCTGCAAATAGAAACAATTGTTATGAAGATTTGTACATCTGCTTTCAGAATATGTCAACTGGTTACTTCTCTGCTTCAATCTCCAATAGATAGTGCCACTGCAAAATGCATAGAG GAAATTGAATACATGAATAAGGAACAGATATCTGTTATCATTGAAAAAGCCATAAGAGATCAAACAGAAAAAGATATGCCTAGATCTGAGCATTTGGATATGATTTCAAACTCTTTGAGCTTGTCATCTAATCAAGAATTGCTTGCGGAGGTTGTTGCACTCGAGAAACTTAAAGTGGAGGTTGGCTGCAGTGAGAACCAGGCAGAAATGGAGAACATTGATCACATGATTGCCCTTATCACTTATATGCATGATTGCCTTGTTAAAGTAAAGCAGTTGCATAGTATTAATGGTGTGCCTATTCCTGCTGACTTCTGCTGCCCACTTTCATTAGAACTGATGTCTGACCCAGTAATTGTGGCTTCCGGTCAAACATATGAGCGGGCTTTCATCTGGAAATGGCTTGATCAAGGTTTCAATGTTTGTCCTAGGACCCGTCAGACACTTGGGCACACCAATTTGATTCCAAATTATACTGTTAAAGCGTTAATTGCTAACTGGTGTGAGTCGAACAACATTAAGCTTCCTGATCCAATGAAGTCCACGAGTTTGAATCTTCATTCTTCTTTCCTTAAGCCCACAGATGCAAATATAAATGACTTTGTAACTCATTCTGCGCATGCCACAAGAAACCATTCAAGGTCTTCAGAATCTCATGCGAGATTGGTGACTTCACAAAGTGACTTGCATGCCTCCAATGGGGTGCACCAAGCGACTTATCTAAATGAGAAGCCTGTATCTTCTCCACATCATTCTTCCTCTGGGTCATTGCCTGTGCAAATTGCAAATGGATCTGAGGCAAATGTTCCAAGATTGTCTCTAGAAAGTGCTGAAGGCAACAACGAATCTAGCATGGATCAGAGGCTTGTGAGTTCCAGCAACCAAACTGTCAACCAACCAAAACAGGATTCAGAGCCCTTTTCAGCTGCTGAGCAATTTCCAGGACATAACTGGACTGACTCTGCTTCACTGGCCGTTTCAAGTATTAACCATCTTCAAGGACCTGAGGATGCTAATTTGGTTTCACGGGTTTCAAGTGATCTGACACATTGCAGCAGTGATGCCATGGGAGAAATTGCACAGGACAGTGCCTCCTCCACTTCCCAAAGAGAATCTGAGTTCCCATCAGCATTGGAGGATGCTCGTTTTAGAAGCCAAAGTCTTTGGCGACGACCATCTGCGCCTCGTATCATTTCTTCTCAGTTCATGGATTCTAGGCCTGATATATCAGGTGTTGAAGCTCAAGTTCGTAAGCTGATTGAGGATTTGAAGAGTGAATCCCTGGATCTGCAGATAACCGCCACAGCAGAACTGCGCCTTCTTGCCAAACACAACATGGAAAACAGGATTGTGATTGCAAACTGTGGAGTTATTAGCTTGTTGGTTGACCTGCTTCATTCAACAGAGTCCAAGATTCAAGAAAATGCTGTAACAGCCCTTTTAAATTTGTcaataaatgacaacaataagatTGCCATTGCAAATGCTGGTGCAGTAGATCCTctgatttatgtgcttgagacagGCAACTCTGAGGCAAAAGAGAATTCGGCAGCAACATTATTTAGCCTTTCAGTAATTGAAGAAAATAAGGTTCGCATTGGCCGGTCTCGTGCTATCAAACCATTGGTAGAATTATTAGCAAATGGGACTCCTCGAGGAAAGAAAGATGCAGCAACAGCATTATTTAATCTGTCAATATTTCATGAAAACAAGTTACGGATTGTGCAGGCTGGAGCTGTGAGACACTTAGTGGAACTGATGGATCCAGCAGCTGGTATGGTTGACAAGGCTGTGGCTGTTTTGGCAAACCTTGCAACAATACCAGAAGGGAGAAATGCGATTGGTCAAGCTGGTGGCATCCCAGTACTTGTGGAGGTTGTTGAATTGGGGTCTGCACGAGGAAAAGAAAATGCTGCTGCAGCTTTGCTTCAGTTATGTACGAATAGTGGTAGATTTTGTAGTCTAGTTCTTCAAGAAGGTGCTGTGCCCCCACTGGTAGCGTTGTCACAGTCTGGCACTCCACGAGCTAAAGAGAAG GCTCAGGCTCTTCTAAGCTATTTCCGAAACCAACGGCATGGTGGTGCTGGGAGGAGATGA
- the LOC135598430 gene encoding U-box domain-containing protein 4-like isoform X1, with translation MVLSSQAWFCVSGSSGEFLPCGPLSTWRSLLCQGTMEILLLKALLDSITKFGHVSSSSNVKPALVQKYCQIIDQILEHFKSVCDEIAASEISLDEQLVKGLGELDALANEARELVMSWYPMMSKIYFVLQIETIVMKICTSAFRICQLVTSLLQSPIDSATAKCIEEIEYMNKEQISVIIEKAIRDQTEKDMPRSEHLDMISNSLSLSSNQELLAEVVALEKLKVEVGCSENQAEMENIDHMIALITYMHDCLVKVKQLHSINGVPIPADFCCPLSLELMSDPVIVASGQTYERAFIWKWLDQGFNVCPRTRQTLGHTNLIPNYTVKALIANWCESNNIKLPDPMKSTSLNLHSSFLKPTDANINDFVTHSAHATRNHSRSSESHARLVTSQSDLHASNGVHQATYLNEKPVSSPHHSSSGSLPVQIANGSEANVPRLSLESAEGNNESSMDQRLVSSSNQTVNQPKQDSEPFSAAEQFPGHNWTDSASLAVSSINHLQGPEDANLVSRVSSDLTHCSSDAMGEIAQDSASSTSQRESEFPSALEDARFRSQSLWRRPSAPRIISSQFMDSRPDISGVEAQVRKLIEDLKSESLDLQITATAELRLLAKHNMENRIVIANCGVISLLVDLLHSTESKIQENAVTALLNLSINDNNKIAIANAGAVDPLIYVLETGNSEAKENSAATLFSLSVIEENKVRIGRSRAIKPLVELLANGTPRGKKDAATALFNLSIFHENKLRIVQAGAVRHLVELMDPAAGMVDKAVAVLANLATIPEGRNAIGQAGGIPVLVEVVELGSARGKENAAAALLQLCTNSGRFCSLVLQEGAVPPLVALSQSGTPRAKEKAQALLSYFRNQRHGGAGRR, from the exons ATG GTTCTTTCTTCTCAAGCATGGTTTTGCGTTTCGGGGAGTTCTGGGGAGTTTTTGCCATGCGGTCCCTTATCAACATGGAGGTCTTTGCTGTGCCAAG GTACAATGGAAATATTACTGCTGAAGGCACTGCTTGATAGCATCACAAAGTTTGGTCATGTATCTTCTAGCAGCAATGTAAAGCCTGCGCTGGTTCAAAAATACTGTCAAATAATTGATCAGATCCTCGAGCATTTCAAATCTGTGTGTGATGAAATTGCTGCTTCTGAGATATCATTGGATGAACAGTTGGTCAAGGGGCTGGGAGAACTAGATGCTTTAGCCAATGAAGCTAGGGAACTTGTTATGAGCTGGTATCCAATGATGAGTAAAATCTATTTT GTTCTGCAAATAGAAACAATTGTTATGAAGATTTGTACATCTGCTTTCAGAATATGTCAACTGGTTACTTCTCTGCTTCAATCTCCAATAGATAGTGCCACTGCAAAATGCATAGAG GAAATTGAATACATGAATAAGGAACAGATATCTGTTATCATTGAAAAAGCCATAAGAGATCAAACAGAAAAAGATATGCCTAGATCTGAGCATTTGGATATGATTTCAAACTCTTTGAGCTTGTCATCTAATCAAGAATTGCTTGCGGAGGTTGTTGCACTCGAGAAACTTAAAGTGGAGGTTGGCTGCAGTGAGAACCAGGCAGAAATGGAGAACATTGATCACATGATTGCCCTTATCACTTATATGCATGATTGCCTTGTTAAAGTAAAGCAGTTGCATAGTATTAATGGTGTGCCTATTCCTGCTGACTTCTGCTGCCCACTTTCATTAGAACTGATGTCTGACCCAGTAATTGTGGCTTCCGGTCAAACATATGAGCGGGCTTTCATCTGGAAATGGCTTGATCAAGGTTTCAATGTTTGTCCTAGGACCCGTCAGACACTTGGGCACACCAATTTGATTCCAAATTATACTGTTAAAGCGTTAATTGCTAACTGGTGTGAGTCGAACAACATTAAGCTTCCTGATCCAATGAAGTCCACGAGTTTGAATCTTCATTCTTCTTTCCTTAAGCCCACAGATGCAAATATAAATGACTTTGTAACTCATTCTGCGCATGCCACAAGAAACCATTCAAGGTCTTCAGAATCTCATGCGAGATTGGTGACTTCACAAAGTGACTTGCATGCCTCCAATGGGGTGCACCAAGCGACTTATCTAAATGAGAAGCCTGTATCTTCTCCACATCATTCTTCCTCTGGGTCATTGCCTGTGCAAATTGCAAATGGATCTGAGGCAAATGTTCCAAGATTGTCTCTAGAAAGTGCTGAAGGCAACAACGAATCTAGCATGGATCAGAGGCTTGTGAGTTCCAGCAACCAAACTGTCAACCAACCAAAACAGGATTCAGAGCCCTTTTCAGCTGCTGAGCAATTTCCAGGACATAACTGGACTGACTCTGCTTCACTGGCCGTTTCAAGTATTAACCATCTTCAAGGACCTGAGGATGCTAATTTGGTTTCACGGGTTTCAAGTGATCTGACACATTGCAGCAGTGATGCCATGGGAGAAATTGCACAGGACAGTGCCTCCTCCACTTCCCAAAGAGAATCTGAGTTCCCATCAGCATTGGAGGATGCTCGTTTTAGAAGCCAAAGTCTTTGGCGACGACCATCTGCGCCTCGTATCATTTCTTCTCAGTTCATGGATTCTAGGCCTGATATATCAGGTGTTGAAGCTCAAGTTCGTAAGCTGATTGAGGATTTGAAGAGTGAATCCCTGGATCTGCAGATAACCGCCACAGCAGAACTGCGCCTTCTTGCCAAACACAACATGGAAAACAGGATTGTGATTGCAAACTGTGGAGTTATTAGCTTGTTGGTTGACCTGCTTCATTCAACAGAGTCCAAGATTCAAGAAAATGCTGTAACAGCCCTTTTAAATTTGTcaataaatgacaacaataagatTGCCATTGCAAATGCTGGTGCAGTAGATCCTctgatttatgtgcttgagacagGCAACTCTGAGGCAAAAGAGAATTCGGCAGCAACATTATTTAGCCTTTCAGTAATTGAAGAAAATAAGGTTCGCATTGGCCGGTCTCGTGCTATCAAACCATTGGTAGAATTATTAGCAAATGGGACTCCTCGAGGAAAGAAAGATGCAGCAACAGCATTATTTAATCTGTCAATATTTCATGAAAACAAGTTACGGATTGTGCAGGCTGGAGCTGTGAGACACTTAGTGGAACTGATGGATCCAGCAGCTGGTATGGTTGACAAGGCTGTGGCTGTTTTGGCAAACCTTGCAACAATACCAGAAGGGAGAAATGCGATTGGTCAAGCTGGTGGCATCCCAGTACTTGTGGAGGTTGTTGAATTGGGGTCTGCACGAGGAAAAGAAAATGCTGCTGCAGCTTTGCTTCAGTTATGTACGAATAGTGGTAGATTTTGTAGTCTAGTTCTTCAAGAAGGTGCTGTGCCCCCACTGGTAGCGTTGTCACAGTCTGGCACTCCACGAGCTAAAGAGAAG GCTCAGGCTCTTCTAAGCTATTTCCGAAACCAACGGCATGGTGGTGCTGGGAGGAGATGA
- the LOC135598430 gene encoding U-box domain-containing protein 4-like isoform X3: protein MEILLLKALLDSITKFGHVSSSSNVKPALVQKYCQIIDQILEHFKSVCDEIAASEISLDEQLVKGLGELDALANEARELVMSWYPMMSKIYFVLQIETIVMKICTSAFRICQLVTSLLQSPIDSATAKCIEEIEYMNKEQISVIIEKAIRDQTEKDMPRSEHLDMISNSLSLSSNQELLAEVVALEKLKVEVGCSENQAEMENIDHMIALITYMHDCLVKVKQLHSINGVPIPADFCCPLSLELMSDPVIVASGQTYERAFIWKWLDQGFNVCPRTRQTLGHTNLIPNYTVKALIANWCESNNIKLPDPMKSTSLNLHSSFLKPTDANINDFVTHSAHATRNHSRSSESHARLVTSQSDLHASNGVHQATYLNEKPVSSPHHSSSGSLPVQIANGSEANVPRLSLESAEGNNESSMDQRLVSSSNQTVNQPKQDSEPFSAAEQFPGHNWTDSASLAVSSINHLQGPEDANLVSRVSSDLTHCSSDAMGEIAQDSASSTSQRESEFPSALEDARFRSQSLWRRPSAPRIISSQFMDSRPDISGVEAQVRKLIEDLKSESLDLQITATAELRLLAKHNMENRIVIANCGVISLLVDLLHSTESKIQENAVTALLNLSINDNNKIAIANAGAVDPLIYVLETGNSEAKENSAATLFSLSVIEENKVRIGRSRAIKPLVELLANGTPRGKKDAATALFNLSIFHENKLRIVQAGAVRHLVELMDPAAGMVDKAVAVLANLATIPEGRNAIGQAGGIPVLVEVVELGSARGKENAAAALLQLCTNSGRFCSLVLQEGAVPPLVALSQSGTPRAKEKAQALLSYFRNQRHGGAGRR, encoded by the exons ATGGAAATATTACTGCTGAAGGCACTGCTTGATAGCATCACAAAGTTTGGTCATGTATCTTCTAGCAGCAATGTAAAGCCTGCGCTGGTTCAAAAATACTGTCAAATAATTGATCAGATCCTCGAGCATTTCAAATCTGTGTGTGATGAAATTGCTGCTTCTGAGATATCATTGGATGAACAGTTGGTCAAGGGGCTGGGAGAACTAGATGCTTTAGCCAATGAAGCTAGGGAACTTGTTATGAGCTGGTATCCAATGATGAGTAAAATCTATTTT GTTCTGCAAATAGAAACAATTGTTATGAAGATTTGTACATCTGCTTTCAGAATATGTCAACTGGTTACTTCTCTGCTTCAATCTCCAATAGATAGTGCCACTGCAAAATGCATAGAG GAAATTGAATACATGAATAAGGAACAGATATCTGTTATCATTGAAAAAGCCATAAGAGATCAAACAGAAAAAGATATGCCTAGATCTGAGCATTTGGATATGATTTCAAACTCTTTGAGCTTGTCATCTAATCAAGAATTGCTTGCGGAGGTTGTTGCACTCGAGAAACTTAAAGTGGAGGTTGGCTGCAGTGAGAACCAGGCAGAAATGGAGAACATTGATCACATGATTGCCCTTATCACTTATATGCATGATTGCCTTGTTAAAGTAAAGCAGTTGCATAGTATTAATGGTGTGCCTATTCCTGCTGACTTCTGCTGCCCACTTTCATTAGAACTGATGTCTGACCCAGTAATTGTGGCTTCCGGTCAAACATATGAGCGGGCTTTCATCTGGAAATGGCTTGATCAAGGTTTCAATGTTTGTCCTAGGACCCGTCAGACACTTGGGCACACCAATTTGATTCCAAATTATACTGTTAAAGCGTTAATTGCTAACTGGTGTGAGTCGAACAACATTAAGCTTCCTGATCCAATGAAGTCCACGAGTTTGAATCTTCATTCTTCTTTCCTTAAGCCCACAGATGCAAATATAAATGACTTTGTAACTCATTCTGCGCATGCCACAAGAAACCATTCAAGGTCTTCAGAATCTCATGCGAGATTGGTGACTTCACAAAGTGACTTGCATGCCTCCAATGGGGTGCACCAAGCGACTTATCTAAATGAGAAGCCTGTATCTTCTCCACATCATTCTTCCTCTGGGTCATTGCCTGTGCAAATTGCAAATGGATCTGAGGCAAATGTTCCAAGATTGTCTCTAGAAAGTGCTGAAGGCAACAACGAATCTAGCATGGATCAGAGGCTTGTGAGTTCCAGCAACCAAACTGTCAACCAACCAAAACAGGATTCAGAGCCCTTTTCAGCTGCTGAGCAATTTCCAGGACATAACTGGACTGACTCTGCTTCACTGGCCGTTTCAAGTATTAACCATCTTCAAGGACCTGAGGATGCTAATTTGGTTTCACGGGTTTCAAGTGATCTGACACATTGCAGCAGTGATGCCATGGGAGAAATTGCACAGGACAGTGCCTCCTCCACTTCCCAAAGAGAATCTGAGTTCCCATCAGCATTGGAGGATGCTCGTTTTAGAAGCCAAAGTCTTTGGCGACGACCATCTGCGCCTCGTATCATTTCTTCTCAGTTCATGGATTCTAGGCCTGATATATCAGGTGTTGAAGCTCAAGTTCGTAAGCTGATTGAGGATTTGAAGAGTGAATCCCTGGATCTGCAGATAACCGCCACAGCAGAACTGCGCCTTCTTGCCAAACACAACATGGAAAACAGGATTGTGATTGCAAACTGTGGAGTTATTAGCTTGTTGGTTGACCTGCTTCATTCAACAGAGTCCAAGATTCAAGAAAATGCTGTAACAGCCCTTTTAAATTTGTcaataaatgacaacaataagatTGCCATTGCAAATGCTGGTGCAGTAGATCCTctgatttatgtgcttgagacagGCAACTCTGAGGCAAAAGAGAATTCGGCAGCAACATTATTTAGCCTTTCAGTAATTGAAGAAAATAAGGTTCGCATTGGCCGGTCTCGTGCTATCAAACCATTGGTAGAATTATTAGCAAATGGGACTCCTCGAGGAAAGAAAGATGCAGCAACAGCATTATTTAATCTGTCAATATTTCATGAAAACAAGTTACGGATTGTGCAGGCTGGAGCTGTGAGACACTTAGTGGAACTGATGGATCCAGCAGCTGGTATGGTTGACAAGGCTGTGGCTGTTTTGGCAAACCTTGCAACAATACCAGAAGGGAGAAATGCGATTGGTCAAGCTGGTGGCATCCCAGTACTTGTGGAGGTTGTTGAATTGGGGTCTGCACGAGGAAAAGAAAATGCTGCTGCAGCTTTGCTTCAGTTATGTACGAATAGTGGTAGATTTTGTAGTCTAGTTCTTCAAGAAGGTGCTGTGCCCCCACTGGTAGCGTTGTCACAGTCTGGCACTCCACGAGCTAAAGAGAAG GCTCAGGCTCTTCTAAGCTATTTCCGAAACCAACGGCATGGTGGTGCTGGGAGGAGATGA
- the LOC135598431 gene encoding probable pectinesterase 53, with translation MFRFRAVAFITILLILLDSGRVLCHTKGLRSPRAPSEQYPENSTQGGLTEQQFMLWVKFVGSLRHSAFGRAVNEAFSSRALTVDKNPSAGDFTTIQAAVDSLPLINLVRVVIKVNAGTYTEKVRISPMRAFVTIQGAGADKTVVQWGDTAETLGPTGQPIGTFNSATFAVNAPYFMAKNITFKNTTPVPPPGAMGKQAVALRVSADAATFVGCNILGAQDTLYDQFGRHYYKDCYIEGSVDFIFGNALSLYEGCRVHAVARNYGAVTAQNRMNLLEDTGFSFVRCKVTGSGALYLGRAWGTFSRVIFAYTYMDAIIVPRGWYNWGDPNREMTVFYGQYKCSGPGASYAGRVSWSRELTDEEAKPFITLSFIDGSEWVKL, from the exons ATGTTCAGATTCCGGGCTGTAGCATTCATCACAATTCTTTTGATTCTATTAGACAGCGGTCGTGTCCTCTGCCACACAAAAGGACTCCGGTCGCCGCGGGCGCCGTCGGAGCAGTACCCGGAGAACTCGACGCAGGGGGGGTTGACGGAGCAGCAGTTCATGCTGTGGGTCAAGTTCGTCGGCAGCCTCCGGCACAGTGCCTTCGGCAGGGCAGTGAACGAGGCCTTCTCTTCCCGCGCGCTCACCGTCGACAAAAACCCGTCGGCcggagacttcacgacgatccagGCTGCCGTCGACTCTCTGCCTCTCATCAATTTGGTGCGAGTTGTGATCAAGGTCAATGCCGGCACGTACAC AGAGAAGGTGCGGATATCGCCGATGAGAGCCTTCGTCACCATACAAGGAGCAGGAGCTGATAAGACGGTGGTTCAGTGGGGTGACACAGCCGAAACACTGGGGCCGACAGGGCAGCCCATCGGGACCTTCAACTCCGCCACCTTCGCTGTCAATGCCCCTTATTTCATGGCAAAGAACATCACCTTCAag AACACAACCCCTGTTCCGCCACCAGGGGCGATGGGGAAGCAGGCGGTGGCGCTGAGGGTGTCCGCGGACGCGGCGACATTTGTGGGCTGCAACATTTTGGGGGCACAAGACACGCTCTACGATCAGTTCGGCAGACATTACTACAAGGATTGCTACATCGAAGGCTCTGTGGATTTCATCTTCGGGAACGCTCTCTCGCTCTACGAG GGATGTCGTGTCCACGCGGTGGCGCGGAACTACGGCGCCGTCACGGCGCAGAACCGGATGAACCTTTTGGAGGACACAGGGTTCTCGTTCGTGAGATGCAAGGTGACGGGGTCGGGGGCGCTCTACCTGGGGCGGGCATGGGGAACCTTCTCCAGGGTCATCTTCGCCTACACGTACATGGACGCCATCATCGTCCCCAGAGGATGGTACAACTGGGGAGACCCCAACAGAGAGAT GACTGTGTTCTACGGGCAGTACAAGTGCAGCGGCCCGGGAGCGAGCTACGCGGGAAGGGTTTCATGGTCGAGGGAGCTCACGGACGAGGAAGCCAAGCCTTTCATTACCTTAAGCTTCATCGACGGCTCCGAGTGGGTCAAGTTGTGA